One segment of Nostoc flagelliforme CCNUN1 DNA contains the following:
- a CDS encoding actin-binding WH2 domain-containing protein produces MIERKSVGIKYFAVLIGFLRDRQGFLEEVRQGTRLPNKIISLLVCSSLFLAAYGGIIGAYHSWMQAISSAIKLPALYLITLLICIPTLYFANIVFGSKRTFGQHLALVLTAVSVTSVLLFSFAPITLFFLITTNNYQFLILLNVFIFASTGFIGISSLYQATSLVLEQDNEGSKTRQKILQFWLFLYAFVGSQLGWTLRPFFGTPDSAFQLFREREGNFYLSVIQAISYLLGIR; encoded by the coding sequence ATGATTGAACGAAAATCTGTAGGAATCAAATACTTTGCCGTGCTGATTGGATTCCTGCGCGATCGCCAAGGATTTCTAGAGGAAGTTCGCCAAGGTACGAGATTACCAAATAAAATTATTTCCCTACTAGTTTGCAGTTCCTTATTTCTCGCTGCTTATGGCGGAATCATTGGTGCATACCATAGTTGGATGCAAGCTATATCTTCCGCCATTAAACTTCCAGCCCTTTATTTAATCACACTCCTAATTTGTATTCCAACGTTGTACTTTGCTAACATTGTTTTTGGTTCAAAGCGGACTTTTGGACAGCATTTAGCATTAGTATTGACTGCTGTTTCAGTTACGAGTGTACTTTTATTCAGCTTTGCACCAATCACTCTGTTTTTCTTAATTACCACCAATAATTACCAATTTTTAATTCTGTTAAATGTATTCATATTTGCATCAACTGGATTTATTGGGATTTCGTCTTTATATCAAGCTACAAGTTTAGTTTTAGAACAAGATAATGAAGGTAGTAAGACACGCCAGAAAATTTTACAATTTTGGCTATTTCTTTACGCTTTCGTCGGCAGTCAGTTAGGATGGACTCTCAGACCATTTTTTGGCACGCCTGATTCTGCTTTTCAACTATTCCGCGAAAGAGAAGGTAATTTCTATTTAAGTGTGATTCAAGCTATTAGCTATCTCTTGGGAATCCGTTAA
- a CDS encoding actin-binding WH2 domain-containing protein, whose product MRNKEKFGIQQFGVLVNLLRDRQAFLEEIRQGVRLQNKISSLFVSSSIFFAIYGAIIGASNSWAQALSGAIKLPAFYLLTLIICFPTLFFFNVLFGSRSSIQQHFVVLLTSISVISVLLFSLAPVTLFFLITTPDSYQFFKLLNVLIFGITGIFGVKFLYEGMQLLSQQDEVGKKTRTTILRSWLLLYAFVGMQLGWFLRPFFGAPDSKFELFRAVKGNFYLDIVAAISEILGLR is encoded by the coding sequence ATGCGGAACAAGGAAAAGTTCGGAATTCAACAATTTGGTGTTTTGGTTAATTTATTGCGCGATCGCCAGGCGTTTTTAGAAGAAATTCGTCAGGGAGTCCGATTACAAAATAAAATCAGTTCTCTATTTGTATCTAGTTCGATTTTCTTTGCCATCTATGGCGCAATTATCGGTGCATCCAACAGTTGGGCACAGGCATTATCTGGTGCTATCAAACTCCCAGCCTTTTATTTATTAACACTGATTATTTGTTTCCCGACTTTGTTCTTTTTTAATGTCTTGTTTGGTTCCCGAAGCAGTATTCAACAGCATTTCGTTGTGCTGCTGACATCTATATCAGTGATTAGTGTGCTTTTATTCAGCTTGGCACCAGTTACGCTATTTTTTCTGATTACTACACCCGATTCTTATCAATTTTTTAAACTGTTGAATGTGTTAATTTTTGGCATTACAGGCATCTTTGGCGTTAAGTTCCTTTATGAAGGAATGCAATTACTTTCTCAACAAGATGAAGTAGGCAAAAAAACCCGCACCACTATTTTAAGATCCTGGTTATTGCTTTATGCCTTTGTTGGTATGCAGTTAGGATGGTTTCTTAGACCATTTTTTGGTGCGCCTGACTCTAAATTTGAATTGTTTCGGGCAGTGAAAGGCAACTTCTATTTGGATATTGTAGCGGCGATTTCCGAAATTTTAGGTTTGCGTTAA
- a CDS encoding L,D-transpeptidase, with product MAKSLILKMLKQLDKLVIFICASGLNFNPAMSLASELKVPSHTSTKNLVSQTTNINNLITQTLHLQISLRKRQVTLYRGKTRIKSYPIAVGRQGWDSPIGNFRVRTMLENPTWINPFTGKAIPGGDPENPLGKYWIGFWTNGKNWIGFHGTPNPDSVGKAASHGCIRMYNKDVRELFDQVSLGTPVIVVR from the coding sequence ATGGCAAAAAGTTTAATTTTGAAAATGCTCAAGCAATTAGATAAATTAGTCATTTTTATTTGTGCATCTGGATTAAATTTTAATCCGGCTATGTCGTTGGCTTCTGAGCTAAAAGTTCCTTCTCATACTTCAACCAAGAATTTAGTTTCTCAAACGACAAATATTAATAATTTAATTACTCAAACTCTTCACCTCCAGATCAGCCTTCGCAAGCGTCAAGTAACCCTTTATCGAGGAAAAACCCGAATTAAAAGTTATCCCATAGCAGTAGGTCGCCAAGGCTGGGACAGTCCAATTGGTAATTTCCGAGTCCGTACAATGTTGGAAAACCCTACTTGGATAAACCCTTTTACAGGTAAGGCTATCCCAGGAGGAGACCCTGAAAACCCACTTGGCAAATACTGGATTGGATTTTGGACAAACGGCAAAAATTGGATTGGCTTTCACGGTACACCTAATCCTGATTCAGTTGGTAAAGCTGCCTCACACGGTTGTATTCGGATGTACAACAAGGATGTGAGAGAATTATTCGATCAGGTAAGTCTGGGAACACCAGTTATTGTAGTGCGTTGA
- a CDS encoding response regulator: MTTKQILVVDNEQYIQEVAKICLETVAGWKVETASSGQEGIIKAETYQPDAILLDVMMPGMDGIATFEKLQANPLTKAIPVILLTAKIQASDRHRYTQMRMISAIAKPFNPLELATEVAVALGWNLEK; encoded by the coding sequence ATGACAACAAAGCAAATTCTAGTGGTTGATAACGAGCAATATATTCAAGAAGTTGCTAAGATTTGCTTGGAAACAGTTGCAGGCTGGAAAGTTGAGACAGCGAGTTCTGGTCAAGAGGGCATAATAAAAGCCGAGACTTACCAACCAGATGCAATTTTACTAGATGTGATGATGCCAGGCATGGATGGTATCGCTACCTTTGAAAAGTTACAAGCTAATCCGTTAACCAAAGCGATTCCGGTGATTTTATTAACTGCTAAAATCCAGGCTTCCGATCGCCATCGCTATACCCAGATGCGAATGATCAGTGCGATCGCTAAACCATTCAATCCTCTAGAATTAGCTACTGAAGTGGCAGTAGCACTGGGCTGGAATCTGGAAAAGTAA
- a CDS encoding NIL domain-containing protein has product MKKRVTLTFPRRAVQMPVTYVLAKEFNVAANIIRAQVAPNQIGKLVVELSGDIDQLDAAIEWMRSRHVNVSHTLGEIAIDEDVCVHCGLCTGVCPTEALTLHPETYKLTFTRSRCIVCEQCIPTCPVQAISTNL; this is encoded by the coding sequence GTGAAAAAACGAGTAACTCTTACCTTCCCGAGACGCGCCGTACAAATGCCAGTCACTTACGTACTGGCCAAAGAGTTTAACGTTGCCGCCAATATTATCCGTGCCCAAGTTGCCCCAAATCAAATTGGCAAACTGGTAGTGGAACTATCGGGAGATATCGATCAATTAGATGCGGCGATCGAGTGGATGCGATCGCGCCATGTTAATGTTTCTCATACCTTAGGCGAAATTGCGATCGACGAGGATGTGTGTGTCCACTGTGGTTTGTGTACTGGGGTTTGTCCTACCGAAGCTCTCACTCTCCACCCAGAGACATACAAACTCACATTCACGCGATCGCGTTGTATCGTTTGCGAACAGTGTATCCCCACCTGTCCTGTACAAGCAATCTCCACTAACCTTTAA
- a CDS encoding DUF3616 domain-containing protein, whose translation MSKSNLLNQVFLTFVDNFKDHREDLSALLLTHDKYLWLGSDETSTIERLSLVNTDKFTDHQQFRVAEFINLPAPEDQEIDIEGLAYTDYYLWFVGSHSYKRKKPKPDKTDAQNFKRLTKIESEPNRYLLGRIPLIDGKLFSSCPHPQNPDVELNAAKLEVTNQGNLLMTALADDAHLGLFIKAGTAGKDNGFDIEGIGIYQNRIFLGLRGPVLRGWAVVLEIELEDSSPGILKLRQIGEAKELYKKHFIWLNGLGIRDLSVDGNDLLILAGPTMDLDGPVQVYRWINGVNLRENVFSNPDFVQDIPYGNREDHAEGMTLFQDVAGIPSLLVVYDSPATTRLVGDSVVIADVFRLG comes from the coding sequence ATGTCAAAATCAAATTTGCTCAATCAAGTTTTCTTAACTTTTGTAGATAACTTTAAAGACCATAGAGAAGACTTATCAGCGCTGCTCCTAACACACGATAAATATTTATGGTTGGGGTCAGATGAAACCTCAACTATTGAACGTCTCTCTTTGGTTAATACTGATAAGTTTACAGATCATCAACAATTTAGGGTAGCAGAATTTATCAATTTGCCCGCGCCAGAAGACCAAGAAATTGATATAGAAGGACTTGCTTACACAGATTATTACTTGTGGTTTGTTGGTTCTCATAGTTACAAACGCAAAAAACCGAAACCTGATAAAACCGATGCACAAAACTTTAAAAGGCTGACCAAAATTGAATCAGAACCCAACCGTTATCTTTTAGGAAGGATTCCTTTGATAGACGGTAAGTTATTCTCATCTTGCCCACATCCCCAAAACCCAGATGTAGAATTGAATGCCGCTAAACTAGAGGTGACGAACCAGGGGAATTTGCTAATGACAGCTTTAGCAGATGACGCCCATTTAGGCTTATTTATCAAGGCTGGAACTGCGGGAAAAGATAACGGCTTTGATATTGAAGGAATAGGCATTTATCAAAACCGGATTTTTTTGGGTTTGCGTGGCCCTGTATTGCGGGGTTGGGCTGTTGTTCTGGAAATTGAGTTAGAAGATTCTAGCCCTGGAATTCTGAAACTACGGCAAATTGGAGAAGCGAAGGAGTTATATAAAAAGCATTTTATCTGGTTGAATGGTTTGGGAATTCGGGATTTGTCTGTAGATGGAAATGATTTATTGATTTTAGCTGGGCCAACGATGGATTTAGATGGGCCCGTGCAAGTTTATCGCTGGATAAATGGCGTTAACTTGCGAGAAAATGTCTTCAGCAATCCAGATTTTGTACAAGATATTCCCTATGGAAATCGGGAAGATCATGCTGAGGGAATGACGCTGTTTCAGGATGTTGCTGGCATACCTTCGCTATTGGTAGTTTATGACTCTCCAGCAACAACTAGACTGGTGGGTGATAGTGTTGTAATAGCGGATGTGTTTAGGCTGGGATAA
- a CDS encoding CHAD domain-containing protein, with protein sequence MKLATQTTVKTLGDYAYQAIEKHFKKTLKWEKSVKKDEDPEALHQMRVGMRRLRTTVTSFGLAMDLPKPVNDKNIGKIARRLGSLRDLDVLKESLENNYKPNLPRKEQESLKTAFKALAKQREDVESSVQKTLKDESYKSLKDALDKWLEKPNYQPLASFTIQQVLPDLLLPEVSSFLVHPAWLVGTEFVESEVIIQKNWKPQKIEKQLTTEGEIIHSLRKEAKRLRYQMELFTDLYGESYAAYLTEVKNIQEILGTMQDSAVLTDWLTDVFNSEIQTELPTLAALLTENRYQSWQKWQPLQERYLKAETKHSLHLTILHPLSGVLG encoded by the coding sequence ATGAAACTAGCCACACAAACCACGGTAAAAACTCTAGGGGACTACGCCTACCAAGCGATTGAAAAACACTTTAAGAAAACCTTGAAGTGGGAAAAATCAGTAAAGAAAGATGAAGACCCAGAAGCGTTGCACCAAATGCGAGTGGGAATGCGTCGCTTACGAACAACTGTAACTAGCTTTGGGCTAGCGATGGATCTGCCGAAACCAGTTAACGATAAAAATATTGGTAAAATAGCCCGTCGTCTTGGTAGTCTGAGAGATTTAGACGTACTTAAAGAAAGTTTGGAAAACAATTACAAACCAAACTTACCCCGCAAAGAGCAAGAATCTCTAAAAACAGCTTTCAAAGCTTTAGCTAAACAACGTGAAGATGTAGAATCAAGCGTACAAAAAACGTTAAAAGATGAATCTTACAAGTCTCTAAAAGATGCATTAGATAAGTGGTTAGAGAAACCTAATTATCAACCTTTGGCATCTTTTACTATTCAGCAGGTACTACCAGATTTACTTTTACCTGAAGTGAGTAGTTTTTTAGTGCATCCGGCTTGGCTAGTTGGCACTGAATTTGTGGAATCAGAAGTGATAATCCAGAAAAACTGGAAACCACAAAAGATAGAAAAACAATTGACCACAGAAGGTGAAATTATTCACAGTTTGCGAAAAGAAGCTAAACGTCTACGCTACCAGATGGAGTTATTTACTGACTTATATGGCGAGTCTTACGCAGCCTATCTTACAGAAGTGAAAAATATCCAAGAAATTTTGGGTACGATGCAAGATAGTGCTGTCTTAACTGACTGGCTTACAGATGTTTTCAACTCAGAAATCCAGACTGAACTCCCTACCCTTGCTGCTTTGTTAACTGAAAATCGCTACCAGTCGTGGCAGAAGTGGCAACCCTTACAAGAAAGGTATCTGAAAGCTGAAACTAAGCATAGCCTTCATTTAACAATACTGCACCCGCTTTCAGGAGTACTAGGTTAA
- a CDS encoding B12-binding domain-containing radical SAM protein, protein MNVLLLYPRFPKSFWSFEKTLALLDRKAMLPPLGLVTVAAILPQEWEYKLVDRNVRVCTEAEWAWADLVIMSAMIVQKEDLLSQILEAKRRGKRVAVGGPFPTALPDEMTSAGADYLILDEGEITLPLFVAAIARGDRTGIFRSGGEKPDVTNTPTPRFDLLEFEAYAEMSVQFSRGCPFQCEFCDIIVLYGRKPRTKNPEQLLAELDYLYKLGWRRSIFMVDDNFIGNKRNVKLFLKSLLPWMVEHNYPFSFATEASVDLAQDQELMDLMVACNFGAVFLGIETPDEESLTFTQKYQNTRDSLSEAVNRITRSGLRVMAGFIIGFDGEKVGAGARIVKFVEQTAIPTALFSMLQALPDTALWHRLEKEGRLRNKSANINQTTLMNFVPTRPLEDIAREYVQAFCDLYEPERFLERTYKHFRLLGEATYPKKGKAAKKPLNWKVLRAFLIICWRQGVRRQTRWQFWRNLWNMFQHNPGGVSSYLAVCAQIEHFLEYRQIVRDEIEAQVAEFLEAEARVKLEAQVMVNS, encoded by the coding sequence ATGAATGTTTTACTTCTATACCCCCGTTTTCCAAAAAGTTTTTGGTCTTTTGAAAAAACACTGGCTTTATTAGACCGTAAAGCAATGCTACCGCCTTTAGGCTTGGTAACTGTAGCTGCGATATTACCTCAAGAATGGGAGTATAAGTTAGTAGATCGAAATGTTCGCGTCTGTACGGAAGCAGAATGGGCTTGGGCAGATTTGGTTATAATGTCGGCGATGATTGTCCAAAAAGAGGATTTACTCTCTCAAATATTAGAAGCAAAACGAAGAGGTAAACGGGTAGCTGTGGGTGGGCCTTTCCCGACAGCGCTACCAGATGAAATGACATCCGCCGGAGCAGATTACTTGATATTGGACGAAGGGGAAATTACCCTACCCTTATTTGTAGCAGCGATCGCACGGGGCGATCGCACAGGGATTTTTCGCTCTGGCGGTGAAAAACCAGATGTTACCAACACTCCAACTCCTCGCTTTGACTTGCTAGAATTTGAAGCTTATGCGGAAATGTCAGTGCAATTTTCGCGTGGATGTCCCTTTCAGTGTGAATTCTGCGACATTATTGTGCTATACGGTCGTAAACCCCGCACCAAAAACCCAGAACAACTATTAGCAGAACTTGATTATCTCTATAAACTGGGTTGGCGACGCAGTATTTTTATGGTGGATGACAACTTCATTGGCAATAAGCGGAATGTCAAATTATTTTTGAAGTCTCTTCTGCCTTGGATGGTAGAACATAATTATCCATTTTCCTTTGCCACAGAGGCTTCAGTTGATTTAGCCCAAGATCAAGAACTGATGGATTTGATGGTAGCGTGTAATTTTGGAGCCGTTTTTCTGGGAATTGAAACCCCCGACGAAGAAAGTCTTACTTTTACTCAGAAATACCAAAATACTAGAGACTCACTCAGTGAGGCGGTGAATAGGATTACCCGCTCAGGGTTGCGAGTTATGGCAGGCTTTATCATTGGGTTTGATGGCGAGAAAGTAGGAGCCGGCGCACGAATTGTCAAGTTTGTCGAGCAAACAGCAATTCCCACGGCTTTATTCAGTATGTTGCAAGCGCTTCCAGATACAGCCCTTTGGCATAGATTAGAAAAGGAAGGACGACTCCGCAATAAATCAGCCAACATCAACCAAACCACGCTGATGAACTTTGTCCCAACTCGACCGTTAGAAGACATCGCTCGTGAATATGTGCAGGCATTCTGTGATTTGTATGAGCCAGAACGGTTTTTGGAGCGTACATACAAACACTTCCGGCTTTTGGGCGAAGCAACCTATCCGAAAAAGGGCAAAGCTGCCAAGAAACCATTGAACTGGAAAGTACTCAGAGCGTTTCTAATCATTTGCTGGCGGCAGGGTGTACGTCGTCAAACGCGCTGGCAATTCTGGCGCAACTTGTGGAACATGTTTCAGCATAATCCGGGTGGGGTGAGTAGCTACTTAGCTGTTTGTGCCCAAATTGAGCATTTCTTGGAGTATCGCCAAATTGTCCGCGATGAAATTGAGGCTCAAGTGGCTGAATTTCTGGAAGCAGAAGCTAGGGTAAAACTTGAAGCACAAGTGATGGTTAATTCGTAG
- a CDS encoding DUF2891 domain-containing protein, with amino-acid sequence MPSDNLEINETIAAQFAQLVLDCIGREYPNSNLYWADSDEDIKPPRELTPAFYGCLDWHSAVHGHWLLVRLMRHFPEASFYAASKQALDQSLTPEKIQGEIAHFQRLPFYEFPYGVAWLLQLAAELHEWNHPQAKQWRVVLEPLEKLIAGNLHRWIEALKLPNRTGMHSQTAFALGLMLDWARITENAEFIQLVENKARQFYLSDRNYSLQFEPLGYDFLSPGLAEADLMRRVLPTTAFADWLTDFLPQIPIDNSANWLQSPGVDNPKDYMQAHFYGLNLSRAWMLEGIISGLANSDRRRETLRSAALHHRQHGLADIVSEHYAASHWVGTFAVYLLTNRGLQGQTI; translated from the coding sequence ATGCCATCCGATAATTTAGAGATTAATGAAACGATCGCAGCACAATTTGCTCAATTAGTGCTGGATTGTATCGGGCGGGAGTATCCCAACAGTAATCTGTATTGGGCTGATAGCGACGAGGATATAAAACCACCGCGTGAATTGACTCCTGCTTTTTATGGCTGCTTAGATTGGCATTCAGCCGTACATGGTCACTGGTTGCTGGTACGTCTGATGCGTCACTTTCCTGAAGCCTCCTTCTATGCAGCGTCAAAGCAAGCACTTGATCAAAGCCTAACACCTGAGAAGATTCAAGGAGAGATTGCCCATTTCCAAAGATTACCCTTTTATGAATTTCCTTATGGTGTGGCATGGCTTCTGCAACTGGCTGCGGAACTTCACGAGTGGAATCATCCTCAAGCGAAACAATGGCGGGTTGTATTGGAACCGTTAGAAAAGTTGATTGCAGGTAACTTACACCGTTGGATTGAGGCACTAAAACTTCCAAATCGCACAGGGATGCATAGCCAAACAGCTTTTGCACTTGGTTTGATGCTAGATTGGGCACGCATTACCGAAAATGCTGAGTTTATTCAGTTAGTAGAGAATAAGGCACGGCAATTTTATCTTAGCGATCGCAACTACTCATTACAATTCGAGCCGCTTGGTTACGATTTTCTCTCTCCTGGCCTTGCTGAAGCAGACCTCATGCGGCGAGTCCTGCCAACAACAGCTTTCGCTGACTGGCTGACTGATTTTCTTCCACAAATACCCATTGATAATTCAGCAAATTGGTTACAATCACCCGGAGTAGATAATCCTAAAGATTATATGCAAGCCCACTTTTACGGTCTTAATCTTAGTCGTGCTTGGATGCTTGAGGGTATCATTTCTGGATTGGCAAATAGCGATCGCCGCCGAGAAACACTTCGCTCTGCTGCCCTTCACCATCGTCAGCATGGACTAGCAGATATTGTAAGTGAACATTATGCAGCTAGTCACTGGGTAGGTACTTTTGCTGTTTACCTCCTAACGAATCGTGGGTTGCAAGGGCAAACTATTTAA
- the gap gene encoding type I glyceraldehyde-3-phosphate dehydrogenase translates to MTKLKVGINGFGRIGRLVLRAGIDNPNIEFIGINDLVPPDNLAYLLKYDSTHGKLKHKVEAKEDGILIDGHFIPCVSVRNPAELPWGKLGADYVVEATGLFTDYEGAANHLKAGAKRVVISAPTKDPDRVPTLLMGVNHHLFNPSKDIIVSNASCTTNCLAPIAKVINDNFGLTEGLMTTVHAMTATQPTVDGPSKKDWRGGRGASQNIIPSSTGAAKAVALVLPELKGKLTGMALRVPTPDVSVVDLTFKTAKATSYKEICAAMKEAAAGSLAGILGYTDEEVVSTDFQGDTHSSIFDAGAGIELNSNFFKVIAWYDNEWGYSNRVIDLMLSMSQKEKLAPTAAVV, encoded by the coding sequence TTGACTAAATTGAAGGTTGGTATCAATGGCTTCGGTCGAATCGGGCGACTTGTGCTTCGCGCTGGCATCGATAACCCCAACATTGAGTTTATAGGCATTAACGACCTAGTACCACCAGATAACCTCGCTTACCTATTAAAGTACGACTCAACCCACGGCAAATTAAAGCACAAGGTTGAAGCCAAGGAAGATGGTATCCTCATTGACGGGCACTTCATTCCTTGCGTGTCGGTCAGGAACCCAGCAGAGTTACCTTGGGGAAAATTAGGTGCAGATTATGTCGTGGAAGCTACCGGACTCTTCACAGATTACGAAGGGGCTGCAAACCACCTAAAGGCAGGTGCAAAGCGAGTGGTAATTTCCGCTCCCACCAAAGATCCAGATAGAGTTCCTACCCTGCTAATGGGTGTAAATCATCACTTATTTAACCCCAGCAAGGATATAATTGTCTCCAATGCTAGCTGCACTACAAACTGTCTAGCTCCCATAGCTAAGGTCATCAATGACAACTTTGGGTTGACCGAAGGGTTAATGACTACAGTTCATGCCATGACTGCCACTCAGCCAACTGTAGACGGCCCCAGCAAGAAAGACTGGCGGGGTGGTCGAGGTGCAAGCCAGAATATTATTCCTTCTTCCACAGGCGCAGCTAAAGCTGTAGCACTGGTTTTACCAGAATTGAAAGGTAAGCTGACTGGTATGGCTTTGCGAGTTCCGACTCCCGATGTCTCTGTAGTTGATTTAACTTTCAAAACTGCCAAAGCTACTAGCTATAAAGAAATCTGTGCTGCCATGAAGGAGGCTGCCGCAGGTTCACTAGCGGGTATCTTGGGCTACACAGATGAAGAAGTAGTTTCTACAGATTTTCAAGGCGATACCCATTCTAGTATCTTCGACGCAGGTGCTGGGATTGAGTTAAATTCCAACTTCTTTAAGGTAATTGCCTGGTATGACAACGAGTGGGGCTACTCGAATCGCGTGATTGACCTGATGTTGTCTATGTCACAGAAGGAAAAACTCGCACCGACAGCTGCTGTGGTTTGA
- the pyk gene encoding pyruvate kinase, with amino-acid sequence MRRTKIICTVGPATSAPEKLQALVKAGMNVARLNFSHGAYEFHAQTAHYLRQISSEQQKPIAIMQDLCGPKIRLGTLPPEGLNLEAGTEVTFVLQEKGESIDELPLPLPTLFAMVRPGEPILINDGRVKLIVTARDADRIRAQVKIGGLISTHKGVNLPQTPLPVSSITEKDLLDLRFGIQLGVDWVAVSFVRSPQDLEPAKRMIEAAGASIRLIAKIERAEAVENFDSILKVADAIMIARGDLGVEVPIHEVPLIQKDIIRRCNRAGKPVITATQMLESMISAPDPTRAEATDVANSILDGTDAVMLSGETAVGQYPIAAVEMMHNIAVRTEQALDEGSKHAWCHEAGSLSVTESVAESVCRIAYETGSRAILCNTSSGSTARMVSKYRPTSPIIALTPDITAYRQLALSWGVEALLIPPVHNAEEMFTNVVNTVVDMGLANKGDKVVITSGVPIGKSGTTSLIKVHSIGQPISA; translated from the coding sequence ATGCGTCGAACCAAAATCATTTGTACTGTTGGGCCGGCTACATCTGCACCCGAAAAGCTGCAAGCCTTAGTAAAAGCTGGAATGAATGTGGCGCGGCTGAATTTTTCTCACGGAGCTTATGAATTCCACGCCCAAACTGCTCACTATCTCAGACAAATTAGTAGTGAGCAGCAAAAGCCGATCGCAATTATGCAAGACCTCTGTGGCCCGAAGATTCGTTTGGGAACTTTACCACCGGAAGGGTTAAATTTAGAAGCTGGTACTGAAGTCACCTTTGTTTTGCAAGAAAAGGGTGAGAGTATCGACGAACTACCTTTACCATTGCCGACTTTGTTCGCAATGGTGCGACCAGGCGAACCGATTTTGATTAATGATGGTCGCGTCAAGTTAATTGTTACCGCTCGTGATGCCGATCGCATTCGGGCCCAAGTAAAAATTGGCGGGTTAATTTCTACACATAAAGGAGTAAACTTACCACAAACTCCTTTACCTGTTAGTTCGATCACCGAAAAAGACTTGCTGGATCTACGCTTTGGGATTCAGTTGGGTGTAGACTGGGTAGCGGTGTCCTTCGTGCGATCGCCACAAGACTTAGAACCCGCCAAACGAATGATTGAAGCTGCTGGTGCTTCCATCCGTTTAATTGCCAAAATCGAAAGAGCAGAAGCAGTAGAAAATTTTGACTCGATTCTGAAGGTTGCCGACGCGATTATGATTGCCCGTGGCGATCTAGGGGTAGAAGTACCAATTCACGAAGTACCCCTAATTCAAAAAGATATTATTCGTCGTTGCAATCGTGCTGGCAAGCCGGTGATTACAGCCACCCAAATGCTAGAGTCGATGATTAGCGCCCCTGACCCCACCCGCGCCGAAGCCACCGATGTTGCCAACTCCATCTTAGATGGTACGGATGCAGTAATGCTTTCTGGTGAAACAGCTGTCGGGCAATATCCCATCGCCGCCGTCGAGATGATGCACAATATCGCTGTGCGGACAGAACAGGCTTTAGATGAGGGTAGCAAACATGCCTGGTGTCATGAAGCAGGCAGTCTCAGCGTTACTGAATCTGTAGCAGAATCCGTGTGTCGCATCGCTTATGAAACAGGCTCACGAGCAATTCTCTGTAACACTTCATCAGGAAGTACGGCGAGAATGGTGTCTAAATATCGCCCTACTTCTCCCATTATTGCTCTTACCCCTGACATCACCGCTTATCGCCAACTAGCGCTTTCTTGGGGTGTAGAAGCTTTGCTGATCCCACCAGTCCACAATGCTGAAGAGATGTTTACCAATGTGGTGAACACAGTTGTAGACATGGGTTTAGCGAATAAGGGCGATAAAGTAGTAATTACCTCTGGTGTTCCAATTGGTAAATCAGGAACAACTAGTTTAATCAAAGTGCATTCCATTGGACAGCCAATTTCTGCATAA